The following are encoded together in the Tripterygium wilfordii isolate XIE 37 chromosome 3, ASM1340144v1, whole genome shotgun sequence genome:
- the LOC119995609 gene encoding NAC transcription factor 32-like: protein MEDINWELGEIVNNNHVNGGDGIATATRKVYDQYFFPIICDVKLCEYHPQVLADTFAREREACWYFFSPRNRKYLNGSRPDRAVGENGSWKPTGVNAEIKNPGKDSRNSTDDDPMKLDEWVLCKVYKTRKSKKDKDVDDIN from the exons ATGGAGGACATCAATTGGGAACTTGGGGAAATTGTGAACAACAACCATGTTAATGGTGGTGATGGTATAGCGACAGCTACA AGAAAGGTTTACGACCAATATTTCTTTCCTATAATTTGTGATGTTAAGCTCTGTGAATACCACCCTCAAGTACTCGCTG ATACATTCGCGAGGGAGAGGGAGGCATGTTGGTACTTTTTCTCCCCAAGAAATAGGAAATACCTGAATGGAAGCCGGCCGGACCGAGCCGTCGGAGAGAATGGAAGTTGGAAACCTACCGGTGTCAATGCCGAGATTAAAAACCCCGGCAAAGATTCA AGAAATAGCACAGATGATGATCCCATGAAG TTGGACGAATGGGTGCTGTGCAAAGTCTACAAGACAAGAAAATCCAAGAAAGACAAGGATGTTGATGATATTAATTAG